In the genome of Mycoplasma seminis, one region contains:
- the metK gene encoding methionine adenosyltransferase has product MRKLFTSESVGRGHPDKVCDQLSDAILDAYLSLDPNSKVAVECMASGHNIFIAGEVKSTADVDVIEIAKNILKQLGYYTNETSFITDIKRQSEDIAMGVELGDEIGAGDQGLMFGYATNETPEFMPLGITLAHALVRRAEKLRNNLEFKWAKADMKSQVTLDYTDPKHVFVDTVLMSIQHSKHYEEAQFKDFIKNQIILPVLKEYNLAAPKNILINPTGNFVIGGPIGDTGLTGRKIIVDTYGGASRHGGGAFSGKDSTKVDRSAAYAARWIAKNIVAAGLADRAEIQIAYAIGIAQPVSIMIDTFGTNKIDENIIEQAISEIFNLTPKGIIDALELRKPIFLQTAYFGHFGRNDLDLPWERLNKVEELQKKVKELQKSC; this is encoded by the coding sequence ATGAGAAAACTATTCACTAGTGAATCAGTTGGTAGAGGTCACCCTGATAAGGTGTGTGACCAATTATCAGATGCTATTTTGGATGCTTACTTATCTTTAGATCCTAATTCTAAAGTTGCAGTAGAATGTATGGCTTCAGGTCACAACATTTTTATTGCCGGAGAAGTAAAATCAACAGCTGATGTTGATGTTATTGAAATAGCTAAAAATATCCTAAAACAATTAGGATATTACACCAACGAAACAAGCTTTATCACAGATATTAAACGTCAAAGTGAAGATATTGCTATGGGAGTTGAATTAGGTGATGAAATCGGAGCTGGAGACCAAGGATTAATGTTTGGTTATGCTACAAATGAAACACCTGAATTCATGCCGCTAGGTATTACTCTTGCGCATGCACTTGTACGTAGAGCTGAAAAATTAAGAAATAACCTTGAGTTCAAATGAGCTAAAGCTGATATGAAATCTCAAGTTACACTTGATTACACAGATCCTAAACATGTATTTGTTGATACAGTTTTAATGAGTATCCAACACTCAAAACATTACGAAGAAGCCCAATTTAAAGATTTTATTAAAAATCAAATTATTTTACCAGTGCTTAAAGAATACAATCTTGCAGCACCTAAAAACATTTTAATTAACCCTACAGGTAACTTTGTTATCGGTGGTCCAATCGGAGACACAGGATTAACAGGTAGAAAAATAATTGTCGATACTTACGGAGGGGCTTCACGTCATGGTGGTGGAGCTTTTAGTGGTAAAGACTCAACTAAAGTAGATAGATCTGCTGCTTATGCTGCTAGATGAATAGCTAAAAACATAGTTGCTGCTGGTCTTGCTGACCGTGCAGAAATCCAAATAGCATATGCAATTGGTATTGCTCAACCTGTTTCAATTATGATTGATACATTTGGAACAAATAAAATTGATGAAAACATCATTGAGCAAGCTATTAGTGAAATTTTCAACCTTACTCCAAAAGGAATTATTGATGCTTTAGAATTAAGAAAACCTATTTTCTTACAAACAGCATATTTTGGTCATTTCGGTAGAAATGATTTAGACCTTCCTTGAGAAAGATTAAACAAAGTAGAAGAATTACAAAAGAAAGTGAAAGAATTACAAAAATCATGCTAG
- a CDS encoding IS3 family transposase: MFENKEKFKLVDLFAASQIRKSHYYYWEKHFLTPIDKDFELKETIQKIFEESNKTYGYRRITMELHNRSINVNHKKVLKLMKLLNLVVYRRKHKKYSSYKGQIGPIADNLIQRNFISKKPLEKLFTDITEFKLFDDLKVYLSLVVDGFNGEILSAAVSLSPNLQLIKDTFEPLIKSRNLSGCIIHSDQGWHYQHKYFVNLLKANNIIQSMSRKGNSPDNGLVESLFGTIKLEFFYPNKNNFTDLNNFVEKLFDYLDFYNNKRIKIRLKGKTPIEYRKDFENLMVQN; the protein is encoded by the coding sequence ATCTTTGAAAATAAAGAAAAATTCAAATTAGTTGATTTATTTGCTGCTTCGCAAATAAGAAAATCTCATTATTACTATTGAGAAAAACATTTTTTAACTCCTATTGATAAGGATTTTGAATTAAAAGAAACGATTCAAAAGATATTTGAAGAAAGTAACAAAACTTATGGTTACAGAAGAATCACTATGGAATTACACAACAGAAGTATTAATGTAAATCATAAAAAGGTTCTAAAACTAATGAAATTACTTAATTTAGTCGTTTATAGAAGAAAACATAAGAAATATTCATCTTACAAAGGACAAATAGGACCGATTGCAGATAATTTAATCCAAAGAAATTTCATAAGCAAGAAACCTTTAGAAAAGCTTTTTACAGATATCACAGAATTTAAACTTTTTGATGATTTAAAGGTTTATTTATCTTTAGTAGTAGATGGATTTAATGGTGAAATTTTATCAGCCGCCGTTTCATTGAGTCCTAATTTACAATTAATAAAAGATACTTTTGAACCATTAATTAAAAGCAGAAATTTAAGTGGTTGCATAATTCATTCAGACCAAGGCTGACATTATCAACATAAATATTTTGTTAACTTATTAAAAGCTAACAATATTATCCAAAGTATGTCAAGAAAAGGAAATAGTCCGGATAATGGATTAGTTGAATCCTTATTTGGAACAATAAAATTGGAATTCTTTTACCCAAACAAAAACAATTTCACAGATCTTAATAATTTTGTGGAAAAATTATTTGACTATCTTGACTTTTATAACAATAAAAGAATTAAAATTAGATTGAAAGGAAAAACCCCAATTGAGTACAGAAAAGATTTTGAAAATCTAATGGTACAAAATTAG
- a CDS encoding site-specific DNA-methyltransferase — MNKDKKQLVLNWLQDFEQNNALDDTRAQVFGIIRELINTKKYGLVFEEKQEDIINQVNNSIVTLERKDQIITNKNNKLNFLLEGDNYAALKLLQKTHRNRIDVIYIDPPYNTGVKDFIYNDNYVDKEDAFKHSKWLSFMKPRLEIARDLLHNNGVIFISIDDREQAALKLLCDEIFGEGNFIGLLPRLTTTGGKTHDNTLAKQHDYVLIYIKQHNSNTRELLFNHEPLDSKSFNKDDNDGRGKYRLVRLLAEKNLDERTGSQAEPIEFNGKIFYPVLPNGKKWYWRWGTERVELGKKLGLIVEEKGVLKTKLYFEYDFKQGATELTKKDRVKLFASTDLVSYEFSNDNGTKELQKIMGETKTFNFPKTINLIYKLIKLIKNKDAIVLDFFAGSGTTGHAVAKLNAEDGGDRNYILCTNNENNIAENVTFKRLSNIQEELPHNLIYNKINLISNEEFINSNFDEKYLKQIYVSCKELIQLETAKLIDNNEILVITSQEELNSYSDTELLDAKIIFYVTDAVAIHKHTLFNEISNKLVQIPEKYYFSELSEVDYLW, encoded by the coding sequence ATGAATAAAGACAAAAAACAATTAGTGCTTAATTGGCTACAAGATTTTGAGCAAAATAATGCTTTAGATGATACAAGAGCACAAGTATTTGGAATTATTAGAGAATTAATTAATACTAAAAAGTATGGATTAGTATTTGAAGAAAAACAAGAAGATATTATTAATCAAGTTAATAATTCAATAGTAACTTTAGAAAGAAAAGATCAAATTATTACCAATAAGAATAATAAGCTTAATTTCCTACTTGAAGGAGATAATTATGCTGCATTAAAATTACTACAAAAAACTCACAGAAATAGAATAGATGTTATTTATATTGATCCGCCTTATAATACGGGGGTTAAGGATTTTATTTATAATGATAATTATGTTGATAAAGAAGATGCATTTAAACATTCTAAGTGATTATCATTTATGAAACCAAGACTTGAAATTGCTAGAGATTTATTGCATAATAACGGAGTGATTTTTATAAGCATAGATGATAGAGAACAAGCGGCATTAAAACTTTTATGTGATGAAATTTTTGGCGAAGGAAATTTTATTGGATTACTTCCTCGTCTAACAACAACAGGTGGTAAAACACACGATAATACATTAGCAAAACAACATGATTATGTTTTGATATATATAAAACAACATAACAGTAATACTAGAGAATTATTATTTAATCACGAGCCTTTAGATTCAAAATCATTCAATAAAGATGATAACGATGGTAGAGGAAAATATAGACTTGTAAGGCTGCTTGCGGAAAAGAATTTAGATGAAAGAACAGGGAGTCAAGCAGAACCTATAGAGTTTAATGGTAAAATATTTTATCCAGTACTACCAAATGGTAAAAAATGATATTGGCGTTGAGGAACAGAACGTGTAGAATTAGGAAAGAAATTAGGTCTTATTGTTGAAGAAAAAGGAGTGTTAAAAACAAAGCTATATTTTGAGTACGATTTTAAACAAGGAGCGACTGAATTAACTAAAAAAGATAGAGTTAAGTTGTTTGCTTCTACAGATTTAGTATCATATGAATTTTCAAATGATAACGGAACTAAAGAACTTCAAAAAATAATGGGAGAAACCAAAACATTTAATTTTCCAAAAACTATTAACTTAATTTATAAATTAATAAAATTAATCAAAAATAAAGATGCTATAGTTTTGGATTTCTTCGCCGGTAGTGGAACAACTGGACATGCGGTTGCTAAATTAAATGCTGAAGATGGTGGAGATAGAAATTATATTTTATGTACTAATAATGAAAATAATATTGCTGAAAATGTTACATTCAAACGTTTAAGCAATATTCAAGAAGAGTTACCTCATAACCTTATTTACAATAAAATTAACTTAATTTCAAATGAAGAATTTATTAATTCTAATTTTGATGAAAAATACTTAAAACAAATTTATGTTTCATGTAAAGAATTAATTCAACTTGAAACAGCTAAATTAATAGATAATAATGAAATATTAGTTATTACATCACAAGAAGAATTGAATTCATATTCAGATACTGAATTATTAGACGCTAAAATCATTTTCTATGTTACAGATGCTGTAGCAATACACAAACATACATTATTTAATGAAATTTCAAATAAACTAGTTCAAATCCCGGAAAAATATTACTTTAGTGAACTTAGTGAGGTAGATTACTTATGATAG
- the glyA gene encoding serine hydroxymethyltransferase, whose protein sequence is MYKDLELHDKLIQDAINNELRRQQDHIELIASENYVSEDVLKAQGSVLTNKYGEGYPNKRYYGSCQNVDVVEQAAIDRLKAIFGVKYANVQPYSGSVANASAIASVVPSGGKIMGLALNCGGHLTHGYKISFSGIFYNSVSYELSKDGLLDYDAILQQAMKEKPDLIICGYSAYSRTVDFAKFREIADKCGAKLMADIAHIAGLIAAGLHPSPVGYADIITSTTHKTLRGGRGGIIMTNDEEIAKKVDRWVFPGYQGGPLFHAIAGKAVAFYEVLQPMFKQYASNIIANAQKFCKAFQDKGAVIISGGTDNHLFMVNVLETYNINGKQAETLLEKINITINKNTIPFDTLSPMLGSGIRLGTAAMTSRGFTKWEELADIIDYALRNLEFLESPQGEEKLAELKAQVIELTKEFPIKKSYL, encoded by the coding sequence ATGTATAAGGATTTAGAATTACATGATAAATTAATCCAAGATGCAATTAATAATGAATTAAGAAGACAACAAGATCACATTGAACTTATTGCTTCAGAAAACTATGTTTCTGAAGATGTACTTAAAGCTCAAGGCTCAGTGCTTACTAATAAATATGGTGAAGGATATCCAAATAAAAGATATTACGGAAGCTGTCAAAACGTTGATGTAGTTGAACAAGCTGCTATTGACCGTTTAAAAGCTATTTTTGGGGTTAAATATGCTAATGTGCAGCCTTATTCAGGTTCAGTAGCAAATGCATCCGCTATTGCTTCTGTAGTGCCTTCAGGTGGTAAAATTATGGGTCTAGCACTTAATTGTGGTGGACACTTAACACACGGATACAAAATTTCATTTAGTGGAATCTTTTATAACTCTGTTTCTTATGAATTATCAAAAGATGGATTACTAGATTACGATGCTATCTTACAGCAAGCAATGAAAGAAAAACCTGATTTAATTATTTGTGGTTACTCAGCTTATTCAAGAACTGTTGATTTTGCTAAATTCAGAGAAATTGCTGATAAATGTGGAGCAAAATTAATGGCTGATATAGCTCATATTGCTGGATTAATTGCTGCTGGATTACATCCAAGTCCAGTTGGCTATGCTGATATTATTACTTCAACAACTCACAAAACACTTCGTGGTGGTCGTGGTGGAATTATCATGACTAATGATGAAGAAATTGCAAAAAAAGTTGACCGTTGAGTATTTCCTGGATACCAAGGTGGTCCTTTATTCCATGCAATTGCTGGTAAAGCTGTAGCATTTTATGAAGTACTTCAACCAATGTTTAAACAATATGCAAGTAATATTATTGCTAATGCACAAAAATTCTGTAAGGCATTCCAAGATAAAGGTGCGGTAATTATTTCAGGCGGAACTGATAACCACCTTTTTATGGTTAATGTACTTGAAACATATAACATTAATGGTAAACAAGCTGAAACATTACTTGAAAAAATTAACATTACTATTAATAAAAATACTATTCCATTTGATACACTTTCACCTATGTTAGGAAGCGGAATTAGACTAGGAACAGCTGCAATGACTTCTAGAGGATTTACTAAGTGAGAAGAACTTGCTGATATTATTGATTATGCTTTAAGAAACTTAGAATTCTTAGAATCACCTCAAGGTGAAGAAAAGCTTGCAGAATTAAAAGCACAAGTTATTGAACTTACTAAAGAATTTCCAATCAAAAAATCATACTTATAA
- a CDS encoding NUDIX domain-containing protein translates to MLEQSCGAIIFRKFKFNRIKVLLVKQLNNLWVFPKGHIEGNETPVETAHREVMEETSVKNIHIISEVSYQDNYVLPDTGNDKQVTYFLAYTTDNEIPHHVHGESKRAKYFSLKKASKLLTHDAPKNFLQQAYKEYLKLKVNK, encoded by the coding sequence ATGCTAGAACAGTCCTGTGGTGCAATAATTTTTAGAAAATTTAAATTTAACCGTATTAAAGTTTTATTAGTAAAACAATTAAATAACTTATGAGTATTTCCTAAAGGTCATATTGAAGGTAATGAAACACCTGTGGAAACTGCGCATCGAGAAGTTATGGAAGAAACTAGTGTTAAAAATATCCATATTATTTCTGAAGTTTCATACCAAGATAATTATGTTTTACCTGATACAGGAAATGATAAACAAGTTACTTATTTCTTAGCTTATACAACTGATAATGAAATTCCACACCATGTACATGGTGAATCAAAAAGAGCTAAATACTTTTCTTTAAAGAAAGCAAGTAAATTACTTACTCATGATGCTCCTAAGAATTTCTTACAACAAGCTTACAAAGAATATTTAAAACTTAAAGTTAATAAATAA
- a CDS encoding Mbov_0400 family ICE element protein: MQKDRLKIIWKSEKEYNYYTNSNDSISFNSNGKRILAHSKGFNFRPVIIFEIGENTYYLNTRSANKNKFQFPFEISINKNDDDLNNKLRNTSWVDTSNIQVMKTKYFHKFYDENQFNTINDLPSWKQEEILNSIYYNLRIDNVSIQEIKINNQYKAYSYLIKRSFPNEMYNAGKYNFYKNIIIDFIKDELNIVDRKENINQKDEIKSDAWTLLHEDISNDNFTSNETFKEDFNTENETNIQEGFEVDDDLAIENSNVDYLEHDDKFFQTKEDNNSNEDIQTEENLNEAKIKTEQVFEEKQQEKTIIDGDVEDLIKDDNINDENSDVDTLSFTT; the protein is encoded by the coding sequence ATGCAAAAAGACAGATTAAAAATAATTTGAAAATCCGAAAAAGAATATAACTATTACACAAATTCTAATGATAGTATTTCGTTTAATTCTAATGGTAAAAGAATATTAGCACACTCTAAAGGTTTTAATTTTCGTCCTGTAATCATTTTTGAAATTGGTGAAAATACATATTATTTAAACACTCGTAGTGCTAATAAAAATAAATTTCAGTTTCCGTTCGAAATATCAATAAATAAAAATGATGATGATTTAAACAATAAATTAAGGAACACCTCTTGAGTTGATACTTCAAACATTCAAGTAATGAAAACTAAATATTTTCATAAATTTTATGATGAAAATCAATTTAATACAATTAATGACTTGCCTTCGTGAAAGCAAGAAGAAATATTAAATTCTATTTATTATAATTTAAGAATTGATAATGTATCAATTCAAGAGATTAAAATTAACAATCAATATAAAGCATATTCTTACTTAATAAAAAGAAGTTTCCCTAATGAAATGTATAATGCTGGAAAATATAATTTTTATAAAAATATAATAATTGATTTTATAAAAGATGAACTTAATATAGTTGATAGAAAAGAAAATATAAATCAAAAGGATGAAATAAAAAGTGATGCTTGAACACTATTACACGAAGATATTTCTAATGATAATTTCACTTCAAATGAGACATTTAAAGAAGATTTTAATACTGAAAATGAAACAAATATTCAAGAAGGTTTTGAAGTAGATGATGATTTAGCTATTGAAAATTCTAATGTAGATTATTTAGAACATGATGATAAATTTTTTCAAACTAAGGAAGATAATAATTCTAATGAAGATATTCAAACTGAAGAAAACCTTAATGAAGCTAAAATCAAAACCGAACAAGTTTTTGAAGAAAAGCAACAAGAAAAGACTATTATTGATGGTGATGTTGAAGATTTAATTAAAGATGATAATATAAATGATGAAAATAGCGATGTAGATACTCTATCATTTACAACATAA
- a CDS encoding phenylalanine--tRNA ligase subunit beta has translation MIVSLNHLNKFFKNANFSAQEVEKALNNIGFEVEEVKPFSDVKGLVFAQVLKVEQNPNSDRLDVVEVKTKLGNFTIQTNNRILKAGDLTICFPIGASKGDMVFNEVTLKGIVSQGMFASWSEIGYDYTLLSEKDQITVFDKDFASLQDDAVEKLGLDDYILDISTTANRNDANSYYTLANELAAYFNVQMVGFNFDNIHPSLQASVVTVQNNPIEDVIFIQAKGQGVTTLQDKMLLAKHGIDAKLPWAVNVTNLLLITMGTPAHVYDLDKLKLGTLSVEKYSGKLNILGNKEIEVNNVTVISNDKQPISIAAVMGLEQYKVTQQSENLLFEIGSFNSSEIRHSAREVKMMSASAAQASRPITKHLVALAAKYLCSNLLQNVAYSNILSQMKLDKIPTINFDQNKLAYYSGVNDIKAFDSAFKALAKLGFELDLTQNLITPPATRYDIELFEDIIEEVLRFYSYDSITEAKHASIPLKTMQFNTVAQNFATQGYSEVRTFTLVSEEKAKFNPFNFVNNQKLQTYVSKEREVIRNSIITSLAQVVEYNQKRKMFDINIFEKGMINNNKMVYGLASTTKSFRQIQSDLINLTGKELKFVPLADNEYIHPNVSAEIIFQDQVVGWIGKLHPRYDATNAFYAEIFTSAFISHDSETKFKEVALDPLKTLDITFELDNNDYLATSLDFIHQIPNADQLKDFKVIDKFQKQNGVNITIRFVGNEEIINLIDAKFNKKGE, from the coding sequence ATGATTGTTTCTTTAAATCATTTAAATAAATTCTTTAAAAATGCTAATTTTAGCGCACAAGAAGTTGAAAAAGCTTTAAATAATATTGGATTTGAAGTTGAAGAAGTTAAACCTTTTTCAGATGTTAAAGGACTAGTGTTTGCACAAGTTCTTAAAGTTGAGCAAAACCCTAATAGTGATAGATTAGATGTAGTTGAAGTTAAAACTAAATTAGGAAACTTTACTATTCAAACTAATAACCGTATTTTAAAAGCAGGAGATTTAACTATTTGTTTCCCAATTGGAGCTTCTAAAGGAGATATGGTATTTAATGAAGTAACTCTTAAAGGAATTGTATCTCAAGGGATGTTTGCTTCATGAAGTGAAATTGGATATGATTACACTTTATTAAGTGAAAAAGACCAAATTACTGTGTTCGATAAAGATTTTGCTAGTTTGCAAGATGATGCGGTTGAAAAACTAGGATTAGATGATTATATTTTAGATATTTCAACTACAGCAAATAGAAATGATGCTAACTCATATTACACATTAGCTAACGAACTTGCTGCTTACTTTAATGTACAAATGGTTGGATTTAACTTTGATAATATTCACCCAAGTCTACAAGCAAGTGTTGTAACTGTACAAAATAATCCAATTGAGGATGTTATCTTCATTCAAGCTAAAGGACAAGGTGTTACAACATTACAGGATAAAATGTTGTTAGCTAAACATGGAATTGATGCTAAATTACCTTGAGCTGTAAATGTAACTAACTTACTTTTAATTACAATGGGAACTCCAGCACATGTTTATGATTTAGATAAGCTTAAATTAGGAACATTAAGTGTTGAAAAATACAGTGGAAAACTTAATATTCTAGGAAATAAAGAAATTGAAGTTAATAATGTAACTGTAATTTCAAATGATAAACAACCTATTTCTATTGCTGCTGTTATGGGATTAGAACAATATAAAGTAACACAACAAAGTGAAAACTTATTATTTGAAATTGGATCATTTAATTCATCAGAAATTAGACACTCAGCTAGAGAAGTTAAAATGATGTCAGCTTCTGCAGCACAAGCTTCTAGACCAATTACTAAACATTTAGTTGCTTTAGCTGCTAAATACTTATGTTCAAATTTACTTCAAAATGTTGCTTATTCAAATATTTTAAGCCAAATGAAATTAGACAAAATTCCTACTATTAACTTTGATCAAAACAAATTAGCCTACTACAGTGGTGTAAATGATATTAAAGCTTTTGATTCTGCCTTTAAGGCTCTAGCAAAATTAGGGTTTGAACTTGATTTAACACAAAATCTTATTACTCCACCAGCTACAAGATATGATATTGAGTTATTTGAAGATATTATTGAAGAAGTCTTAAGATTTTATTCATATGATTCAATTACAGAAGCTAAACATGCTTCAATCCCACTTAAAACAATGCAATTTAATACCGTTGCTCAAAACTTTGCAACGCAAGGGTACTCAGAAGTTAGAACATTTACTTTAGTTTCTGAAGAAAAAGCTAAATTTAATCCATTTAACTTTGTAAACAATCAAAAATTACAAACATATGTTTCAAAAGAACGTGAAGTAATTAGAAACTCAATTATTACTTCACTTGCTCAAGTAGTTGAATACAACCAAAAAAGAAAAATGTTTGATATTAATATTTTTGAAAAAGGAATGATTAATAACAACAAAATGGTTTATGGACTTGCAAGTACAACTAAAAGTTTCCGGCAAATTCAAAGTGATTTAATTAACCTTACCGGTAAGGAATTAAAATTTGTTCCACTTGCAGATAATGAATACATTCATCCAAATGTTTCAGCTGAAATTATCTTCCAAGATCAAGTAGTTGGATGAATTGGAAAATTGCACCCTAGATATGATGCAACCAATGCATTTTATGCTGAAATCTTTACTTCAGCATTCATCTCACACGATAGTGAAACTAAGTTTAAAGAAGTTGCTTTAGATCCGCTTAAAACACTTGATATTACATTTGAACTTGATAATAATGATTATTTAGCTACTTCACTAGATTTCATTCATCAAATTCCTAATGCAGATCAATTAAAAGATTTTAAAGTAATTGATAAATTTCAAAAGCAAAATGGTGTAAATATCACAATTCGTTTTGTTGGAAACGAAGAAATAATCAACCTTATTGATGCTAAATTCAATAAGAAAGGAGAATAA